The proteins below come from a single Stigmatella erecta genomic window:
- a CDS encoding RNA polymerase sigma factor, with amino-acid sequence MNQAPSEQRAWAFVSKHREWLLKQAKKICRHPSQAEDLAHDALIRFVRTFAPVDTLPNERTCEAWLINTLTNLFIDHCRRQQAQEAKAQGLALKDGPSISIQSPPKPVYDSITDEQFEEALGSLSEKSRSTFELHADGKSYQDISRALGIKSGTVGKRLHDARKMLREILRKYLPPGSN; translated from the coding sequence ATGAATCAGGCACCGAGTGAGCAACGCGCCTGGGCATTTGTCAGCAAGCACCGGGAGTGGCTTCTGAAACAGGCGAAGAAGATCTGCCGCCACCCGAGCCAAGCGGAAGACTTGGCGCATGATGCCCTCATCCGGTTCGTCCGGACGTTCGCACCAGTCGACACCCTCCCCAATGAGCGCACCTGCGAGGCGTGGTTGATCAACACCCTCACGAACCTGTTCATCGATCACTGCCGGAGACAGCAGGCTCAGGAGGCGAAGGCCCAAGGCCTCGCCTTAAAAGACGGCCCCTCCATCTCCATTCAATCTCCCCCCAAACCCGTCTATGACTCCATCACGGACGAGCAATTCGAAGAGGCGCTGGGTTCTCTGAGCGAAAAGTCCCGCTCCACCTTCGAGCTGCACGCCGATGGGAAGAGCTACCAGGACATCTCGCGCGCCCTGGGCATCAAATCGGGAACTGTGGGCAAACGGCTGCACGATGCCCGAAAGATGCTGCGCGAGATCCTCCGGAAATACCTGCCTCCGGGGAGCAACTGA